In the Magnolia sinica isolate HGM2019 chromosome 15, MsV1, whole genome shotgun sequence genome, one interval contains:
- the LOC131226805 gene encoding putative disease resistance protein RGA3: MAEVVSGFLQLVIEKLASPILEKCELFWVFHKEMEKLRSRLSTIQAVLEDAEEQPIKSKALQNWLGKLKDVVYDADDILDEFTIEAKVEAKRRKLQISTFFSASNPLLSRSNMADKMKEIGQRLDKIAEERSQFHLIGGERVSDIKGREPTDSFVIESDVYGREEDKRRVMELLLSNDNGEDVTIIPIVGMGGLGKTTLAQLAYNDVRVATHFVLRMWVCMSDDFSLSKVTKDIIESATHSKCDLQSMDQLQHRLRELLREKKFLLVLDDVWNENSMNWDRLKQFLREGARGSKIIVTTHSDKVASFMGTIHPHHLPKLSDDDCWSLFKQRAFGYGRQEHPNLIMLGKEIVKKCGGVPLAAKALGSLMHFKTEEGEWLFVKDSDIWNLPEENHILPALRLSYYHLPPHLKQCFAYCSIFPKDHIIEKEKLIRLWMAEGFIKSSYRRKQMEDVGGEYFNNLLWRSFFQDVEKNEDGNIEWCKMHDLVHDLGMLCCWE; this comes from the coding sequence ATGGCAGAAGTAGTATCCGGCTTTCTTCAACTAGTTATTGAAAAACTAGCATCGCCAATCCTAGAAAAGTGTGAACTGTTCTGGGTTTTTCACAAGGAGATGGAAAAACTAAGAAGCAGGTTATCAACGATACAAGCAGTGCTTGAAGATGCGGAGGAGCAGCCAATAAAGAGCAAGGCGTTACAGAATTGGCTGGGAAAGCTTAAAGATGTGGTTTATGATGCAGATGACATATTGGATGAGTTCACAATCGAAGCAAAAGTGGAAGCTAAACGCAGAAAATTGCAGATCAGCACCTTCTTTTCAGCATCAAACCCACTGTTGTCCCGTTCAAATATGGCAGATAAGATGAAAGAGATAGGGCAGAGATTAGATAAGATTGCTGAAGAGAGGTCTCAATTCCATTTGATAGGGGGAGAACGGGTGTCAGATATTAAAGGCCGAGAACCAACTGATTCATTTGTAATCGAATCAGATGTTTATGGAAGGGAAGAAGATAAAAGAAGGGTAATGGAATTACTGCTTAGCAATGATAACGGAGAGGATGTTACCATCATTCCCATAGTCGGTATGGGGGGCCTTGGGAAGACCACACTCGCTCAATTAGCTTACAATGACGTGAGGGTAGCAACGCATTTTGTATTAAGAATGTGGGTTTGTATGTCGGACGATTTCAGTCTGAGTAAGGTAACAAAAGATATCATAGAGTCAGCAACCCATAGCAAATGTGATCTCCAAAGCATGGATCAGCTGCAGCATCGCCTAAGAGAATTGCTGAGGGAGAAGAAGTTTTTACTTGTGTTGGATGATGTGTGGAATGAAAATTCCATGAACTGGGATCGATTGAAACAATTCCTCAGAGAAGGTGCGAGGGGCAGTAAAATTATAGTAACTACCCATAGTGACAAAGTTGCTTCATTCATGGGCACTATCCATCCGCACCATTTGCCAAAATTATCAGACGATGATTGTTGGTCTCTGTTCAAGCAGCGGGCATTTGGGTATGGAAGACAAGAACATCCAAACCTTATAATGCTTGGAAAAGAAATTGTGAAGAAGTGTGGGGGGGTCCCTTTGGCGGCAAAGGCGCTAGGAAGCTTGATGCACTTCAAAACAGAGGAAGGAGAGTGGCTGTTTGTCAAAGATAGTGACATTTGGAATCTGCCTGAAGAGAATCACATTTTACCTGCTTTGAGGTTGAGTTATTATCATCTTCCACCACATTTGAAGCAATGCTTTGCATACTGCTCAATATTTCCAAAAGATCATATAATCGAGAAGGAGAAGCTGATCCGACTATGGATGGCAGAAGGTTTTATTAAATCATCATACAGAAGAAAACAAATGGAAGACGTCGGGGGAGAGTATTTCAATAATCTATTATGGCGGTCCTTCTTTCAGGATGTTGAGAAAAATGAAGATGGGAATATAGAATGGTGCAAGATGCATGACCTCGTGCATGATCTTGGCATGCTCTGTTGCTGGGAATAA
- the LOC131226806 gene encoding putative disease resistance protein RGA1, translated as MLDCARKECNPEPSSRENHLRTLLVLGGQNFSILHDVLEHFMFLRVLDLHNVNVTTELLDSISSLKHLRCLEFSGTEIRALPESICTLHHLQTLRISGYNYLKELPGDMSKMTSLRHLEIDFCRQLTHMPANMGELKFLQTLPILVVGKDSGCDIRELQGLNLGGELTIQNLENVMCVADAQEANLKDKPNLRKLCFSWGGNIDLQLEGNVEQTLEGLRPHQNLKRLTVEEYMGVRFPDWMSSSFLPNLIEVSVINCRRCEQLPLVSHSPFLKVLMTWGMDAVKSIGKHFSGGDDVTEGFQSLKELRLMDMLNLQEWSGFNGREVLPLLVELIVSRCPKLTMLPDLPSLKKLVLEYGNEMLLGSVANLSSLSSLCIYGFKELRSLPDGELGNLAALESLSIYGCDKLALLPEELQNLTSLSSLSINECNGLTCLRLQGLSSLQDLSIYGCQSLTSLIGGLQHLTALQSLEIHRCPELAYLPEGMQHLTSLRKLTIMNRQKLTCLPEGLRHVTTLEELVIGNYESLTALPQWIGNLSSLRILEIHDFDKLTCFPSALQLLTNLQHLEIRGCSCLTALPEWIGNLSLLRYLGIYECPQLECLPSGLQLRTNLQRLTIQGCPQLKERW; from the exons ATGCTCGATTGTGCCAGAAAAGAATGCA ACCCAGAGCCCTCAAGCAGAGAAAACCATTTGCGGACGCTGCTTGTGCTTGGAGGTCAGAATTTCAGCATTCTTCATGATGTTTTGGAACATTTTATGTTCTTACgtgtgctagatttacacaatgTGAATGTCACCACGGAGTTGTTGGATTCAATCAGCAGTTTGAAGCACTTAAGATGCCTCGAGTTCTCTGGTACTGAAATACGAGCCCTTCCTGAATCCATTTGCACACTTCACCATTTGCAAACCTTGAGAATCTCAGGGTATAATTATCTCAAAGAGTTACCCGGGGACATGAGCAAAATGACTAGCCTAAGACATCTTGAAATTGATTTCTGTCGTCAATTGACCCATATGCCAGCTAATATGGGAGAATTAAAGTTCCTTCAGACCTTGCCAATACTTGTAGTTGGTAAGGATAGTGGATGTGATATAAGAGAGCTGCAAGGTCTAAACCTTGGAGGAGAATTGACTATTCAAAACCTCGAGAATGTGATGTGTGTAGCAGATGCCCAGGAAGCAAACTTGAAGGACAAGCCGAACCTTCGTAAGTTATGCTTTTCATGGGGTGGGAATATTGATCTTCAGTTGGAAGGAAACGTGGAGCAAACCCTTGAAGGTCTCCGACCGCATCAAAATCTCAAAAGGTTGACTGTGGAAGAGTATATGGGTGTCAGATTTCCAGATTGGATGAGTTCTTCATTTCTTCCAAATCTGATTGAAGTTTCAGTGATTAATTGCAGAAGATGCGAACAGCTCCCCTTGGTCAGCCACTCACCATTCCTGAAGGTTCTTATGACATGGGGAATGGATGCTGTGAAGTCTATTGGAAAGCATTTCTCTGGCGGTGATGATGTTACAGAGGGATTTCAGTCACTGAAAGAACTCAGGTtgatggatatgcttaatttacaGGAGTGGTCAGGATTTAATGGAAGAGAAGTACTCCCTCTCCTTGTCGAATTAATTGTCTCGCGATGTCCAAAGTTAACGATGCTTCCAGACCTTCCATCTCTAAAAAAATTGGTATTGGAGTATGGTAATGAGATGTTGTTAGGTTCAGTGGCAAACCTATCCTCACTTTCCTCCCTTTGCATTTATGGTTTCAAGGAGCTAAGGTCGCTGCCAGATGG GGAGCTTGGAAACCTTGCTGCTCTAGAGTCTCTGTCTATTTATGGGTGTGATAAGCTGGCATTGTTGCCAGAGGAGTTACAAAACCTCACCTCTCTCAGTTCGTTGTCGATTAATGAGTGCAATGGTCTAACGTGCTTGAGGCTACAAGGCTTGAGCTCTCTTCAAGATCTATCCATCTACGGGTGTCAAAGCTTAACGAGTTTGATAGGGGGACTGCAACACCTCACTGCCTTACAATCCTTGGAAATTCATAGATGTCCGGAACTGGCATATTTACCAGAGGGTATGCAGCACCTTACTTCCCTTCGAAAACTCACCATCATGAACCGTCAGAAGTTAACATGTTTGCCGGAAGGGCTACGACATGTCACAACCCTGGAAGAGCTAGTTATTGGTAATTACGAAAGTCTAACGGCTCTTCCGCAGTGGATAGGAAACCTGTCATCGCTTCGAATTTTGGAGATACATGATTTTGATAAATTGACGTGTTTTCCATCAGCGTTGCAACTCCTAACAAACCTCCAACACCTAGAAATCCGGGGTTGTTCATGTCTAACGGCTCTGCCAGAGTGGATAGGAAACCTATCATTGCTTCGATATTTGGGAATTTACGAATGTCCTCAATTGGAGTGTTTGCCATCAGGGTTGCAACTCCGAACAAATCTCCAACGTCTAACAATCCAAGGATGTCCCCAATTAAAGGAGCGATGGTAG
- the LOC131226807 gene encoding uncharacterized protein LOC131226807, whose protein sequence is MYAYEWCEQTKADAVPSSNCEQLRELPSSSHEDLRRVGSHDNLEYSVLYHRFRLT, encoded by the exons atgtacgcctacgagtggtgtgagCAAACCAAGGCG GATGCAGTGCCATCCtcaaattgtgagcagcttcgagaacttccttcctcaagtcatgaagatttgagaCGCGTAGgcagccacgataac ctcgaatacagtgtcctataccaccgttttcggctcacg